One genomic segment of Bacteroidales bacterium includes these proteins:
- the rplA gene encoding 50S ribosomal protein L1: MARISKKRREVLAKYNKNALYSLPEACKLVKDITYTKFNASVDLDIRLGVDPKKSNQMVRGTVTLPHGTGKTVRILVLCTPDKEQEAIQAGADYVGLDEYIEKIKSGWTDVDVIITTPNVMPKIGALGKILGPRGLMPNPKTGTVTMDISKAVKDVKAGKIDFKVDKYGIVHASIGKVSFEPKMLEENARELLNTIIKLRPPAAKGTYLKSIHMSSTMSPGIKIDPKSVTS; this comes from the coding sequence ATGGCACGTATATCTAAAAAACGCAGAGAAGTCCTGGCTAAATATAATAAAAACGCACTCTATTCTTTACCTGAAGCATGCAAATTGGTGAAAGATATTACCTACACCAAGTTTAATGCTTCAGTTGATTTAGACATTAGATTAGGTGTGGATCCTAAAAAATCCAATCAAATGGTTAGAGGTACCGTGACGCTTCCACACGGTACAGGTAAAACCGTACGTATACTTGTCCTTTGCACCCCAGACAAAGAACAAGAAGCTATCCAAGCAGGGGCCGACTATGTAGGACTGGACGAATACATCGAAAAAATTAAAAGTGGTTGGACAGACGTTGACGTAATCATTACTACACCTAATGTGATGCCAAAGATCGGAGCATTAGGAAAAATACTTGGTCCTCGAGGCTTGATGCCAAACCCTAAAACAGGAACTGTTACTATGGATATCTCCAAAGCAGTGAAAGATGTTAAAGCTGGAAAAATTGACTTCAAAGTGGACAAGTATGGCATTGTACATGCAAGTATTGGGAAAGTTTCATTTGAGCCTAAAATGCTCGAAGAAAACGCTCGAGAACTATTGAATACTATCATTAAGCTGAGGCCTCCCGCAGCGAAAGGAACTTATTTGAAGAGTATACACATGTCCAGCACAATGAGTCCAGGAATAAAAATAGACCCAAAAAGTGTTACAAGTTAA
- the rplJ gene encoding 50S ribosomal protein L10 has translation MRTREEKNQIILELTEVLKTAQNFYLTDTSGMNAIQTHQLRKICFNKNVQLKVVKNTLLKKALINVGKNIDEFSPLLKGTTALMISESPKIPAQILQDFRKKGDKPTLKGAYVMDMLVVGDQLDFLLKLKTKNELIADVALALQSPMHKLLSAFQNKISNIAGVLKTLAEKKEN, from the coding sequence ATGAGAACAAGAGAAGAAAAAAATCAAATCATTCTGGAACTAACAGAGGTACTAAAAACAGCACAAAACTTCTATTTGACTGATACTAGCGGAATGAACGCTATCCAAACTCACCAATTAAGAAAAATTTGTTTCAATAAAAATGTTCAATTAAAAGTTGTAAAAAACACGCTTTTAAAAAAGGCATTAATCAATGTTGGAAAAAACATCGATGAGTTCTCGCCTCTCCTAAAAGGAACCACAGCCTTGATGATTTCAGAGTCACCTAAAATACCTGCTCAAATTTTACAGGATTTTAGAAAAAAAGGTGACAAACCTACTTTGAAGGGTGCATATGTAATGGATATGCTAGTGGTGGGGGATCAACTTGATTTTCTACTCAAACTAAAAACTAAAAACGAACTGATTGCTGATGTAGCCCTTGCATTGCAATCACCTATGCATAAACTATTATCAGCATTTCAGAACAAGATAAGTAATATTGCAGGAGTTTTGAAAACTCTTGCTGAAAAAAAAGAAAATTAA
- the rplL gene encoding 50S ribosomal protein L7/L12 — protein sequence MADIKALAEQLVNLTVKEVNELLDVLKNDYGIEPAAAPVAMIGGSAPAAAQAEPVEEKTEFDVILKSAGPNKLNVVKLVKEMTSLGLKEAKELVDSAPKPIKEKVSKNEAEALKKSLEEAGAEVEIK from the coding sequence ATGGCAGACATTAAAGCTTTAGCTGAACAATTGGTAAATCTTACCGTTAAAGAAGTTAATGAACTTTTAGATGTTTTAAAAAACGATTACGGCATTGAGCCAGCAGCTGCACCAGTAGCTATGATTGGAGGAAGTGCTCCCGCTGCTGCTCAGGCAGAACCGGTAGAAGAAAAAACTGAATTCGACGTTATTCTCAAAAGCGCTGGTCCTAACAAATTAAACGTGGTTAAGCTCGTTAAGGAAATGACCAGCCTCGGTTTAAAAGAAGCCAAAGAATTGGTTGACTCAGCTCCTAAACCTATCAAGGAAAAAGTCAGTAAAAACGAAGCTGAAGCTCTTAAAAAATCCCTTGAAGAAGCCGGAGCAGAAGTTGAAATCAAATAA